A region of the Ischnura elegans chromosome 11, ioIscEleg1.1, whole genome shotgun sequence genome:
CCCTCCCTGACGCAACACTCTCTTGTGATCAATTTGTCCCTTGGACCCCCGTATTGATATAAATATGGGGTACCCAAAGGACAAGGGACCCCTTCTTGCCATACCTCTCCCTGgatctgcgccctcgcaagacccaaAGATCCTCCTCCCAACCACCGGGCTCAGATTTTGCTGTAAGATGTGAGCATGTGTAATAAACTTCAGCCAACAAATaagtacttattatttattccttaatgtCACGACAACACCTGTGTAGGATTTGTGTTCAACCTTCGAAGAGATATACATATATCGCCATACCAAAATGAAATTGGATGGCTTTCTACtaaaaaacgacaaaaatatttcctcgctgcTTTCCTTTACATACTTGTTTCTTTacaaaaatccagaatatttacATAACCTATTTAAAACGAAACCTAAAAATACCACTATGACTACAAGATCAGATGCTAACTTCATCTATTATCCCACTCATCGCACAACTTCTTTCCGGAAGTCATTCCAGGTTGCAGCATCTCTGGAATAATCTACCAGATGATGTTAAAAATACTTGGTTTTTGAAATCGTTCAAGGCAAAAGTTTATAGCTTATTACTTACTGCTCCATAATAATGTATCagttaattgaataaaaatgtgtatctcttatatttctttggttgtttgttcttttcatcatGTTACTTATTGCCGTTCCTAAAACTTCTTTCTCGTTGGTTCTGTGATTTGTCACTGGAACATTGTGTATCATATGTTTTTCTTTGTATAATGTTGTTATTGTAGTGTAGTGATGATatgatttatttgtaaaatggaactattttgtttttttcctgttAATTTATCTCTCACAATGAGTAAGTTGAGTTCATTTCAGGTTTAATTAATTCTATACTTAAATCTACTCTAAGAATTTGTATAAGTTAATTGTATATGCTCTTACAGGACAAtagtcctagaacaataaatatcttttctaaattctgtaTAATTATCGAATGCTAGCACTCTGTAATCCTCACTTCTTTTATTCTCACGTTGCACCATCCTAATTGGTTTTCACATGCTCTGGCTATTTCATTTCATGTCATAATCTTACATAAGAAAGTCAACATTAAAAATGGTATAGCCAGGTGAGGAGTTTGAATAATGAAACCTACATAGAACAAAAATCAGATTGTTGATAGTCTCTGGTTCCAACCCATTTAAGtagtaggggagggtggggcacagtgaaacatggggcagggtgaaacaattcaaatttccctcctcctGACAATTCTATGAATTAGTGCTCTCTGTGTTATATTAAGGAACTAACACCACAACAGCTGCTGCAGTCTCATGGCTTGTGCTCTTCTAGTCTCCTGTTGATGGATCAAAACCTATTTTAaggtgagaaaagtaaataattccaaagaattatttcacactgacaaacttttccttttcatgggaaatcttaacttatcattgtatttactgttaccatttcttaagttttggagaccaccaaacatatttctatatcttcatttgttttcatgcagtaagtttatttattcaagatgGCCTGGTGGGGCACACTGAAACAAGAtaaatggggcacagtgaaacatgtttcactgtgccccatgtctcatttaggaagaactatttgacttgaaatatgcagtgtggattactatagtaattattattgttattctgatggaatttcattattttcagaataaagatTCCAAAAATGAGGAATAGAATAAGAAAGAGCCATATTGGATCCTTCACAGATGGTGAAATGCGCGCTGCAGTTCATCTTGTTctgcatgaaaactattcaatcaggaaagcagccaaagaatgtaatgtcaattatgtaacactcagtcggtatgtttatttgttttttgcatgtgaacatcttgtaacattgaaagttttctgaaaatttttttaaatttcaaataaacagtaaacgtaaactgacattcaaattttccaaataataattttgaaaagattctttTCAGGTATGTGAGTAAGCAAAAAAAGGCTAGTGATGAAGGGACTGGTGAACATGTTCGCATGACACCAAAATATCAATCCAGATTGATTTTTACAGCTGAACAAGAAAAGTGCTTGGCTGACTATTTGATAACATGCTCAAAACTCTGTTATGGTCAGTCGACTCGTAACACTCGAGAGCTAGCTTATGAAATGGCAGTGGTGAACTCTATACAAGTGCCAAAAAACTGGCATGATGACTCTGCTGCAGGTTTAGACTGGCTACGATTGTTCTTGAAGCGAAATCCAAATTTAAGcattcggcagcctgaaaactgttctctttctcgttgcacatcatttaatgcacacacagtgaaaacattttttgacaatctTGGTGCAGCCTTAAGACGTTCAGAATGTTTTGGTGATGGTTCCAGAATATGGAATCTAGATGAAACTGGTACCTCAACAGTCGTAAATAAGTCTGCCAAGGTGATTGCAGAAAAGGGATCCAAAGGGGTAAATAATGTAACAGCAGGTGAAAGGGGAACTCTAGTTACTACATGCTGTTTTGTGAGTGCATCCGGAAACACCATACCCCCTGCATTTGTTTTCCCAAGGGTCAAGTTCAGTGATCATATGTTGATCAATGCCCCTCCTGGCTCTCTTGGACTGACATCGAAAAGTGGTTGGatgacagcagaaatatttcctgaagttattaagcacttcatcaaacatacaaaaacaagtaaagaagaCCCTACACTGCTAATAATGGATAATCACCAAAGCCATATTAGTATACAAGTAATAGATTTGGCAAAAGAGTATGGCATAATGATTGTGACTCTTCCACCTCATTGCAGTGCCAAATTACAGCCCTTGGATGTTTCCTGTTATGCTCCATTTAAGACCTATTATGCCGCAGCAGTTGATTCCTGGAACAAAAGCAATCCAGGTAAAGCTCTTTCCATCTACCATATTGCAGGATGCGTCAATTTTGCCCATCAAAAGGCTATGACTCCAGCTACtattattaatggattcaaaaaaactggaatatatccATATAATAGGCACATTTTCACCGAGGCAGATTTCTTGAGTAGTTCTGTAACAGACCAGCCTTCTCCTGAAACTGAAGAGTGTGACTTATTGAGCCAAGAATTAAGAGCAACTGCAAGTACTTCCAGTTTAAACAATGGTCAAGGTGAAgataaaagaacttttcaaagtcCTGCTCAGTTCAAGGGCTATCCTAAAGCCGCTCCAAGGAAAAATTCAACCAGGAAAAGAGAACCAGGCAAAAGTATGATCATAACAGACACACCAGAAAAAATCCgtatgatggaaaagaaaaatacagctataggaaaaaaaacttctgaggcAACTAAATCATGCAGAAGTTTATTTAATGCCAATGTTGCCATTGATAACTGTGAGGGGCCCCATCAAAATTCAGACACCACGTCAGAGGGAGGACTTTCAAACCCCTTGGAaggtaatgaggatattttagaaggttttggaaataaagtaggtacagtaaaagttggtgattatgttttgattgagttttcatcgaagaaaaaattctactatgtaggtagaataattaaagaagcaagaaaacacaatggcgctgaagttacatatttacgaaaaagttccaaagtgccaaattcattttttttcccacatATTGAAGATATAGCATCTGTCAGCATGAAAgacattaaattagttttaccaCCTCCTTCTTATCGCAAAGGAACTGCAAGAATGAaaaggtttatttcatttaaaatttcatttgccaatttAGATGTTCGTTAAGCTTCTAATTATCACTGACTAAGGTGcagtttgtttcatgttttttaatccattactgtattcatgcattgtgagtttcattctagtgaaaatattgccaaaggtaaaaataaatggtattataaaatctgaaaaaatgtgtttcactgtgccccataagTAAAAAAGGccctgtttcactgtgccccacacatggggcacagtgaaacaattgacatatcactacaaaaattgatgtaaatccattgcttttttaaataattccattttttaaagtaggaatagtgaagaaaatgacaagcaccatttatatattttcattgttattttattttcaaaagcaatgtttttataggcaaaataataatttttgtttcactgtgccccaccctcccctacatAGCCACCATAATGAACTCATTGTTTTCAGATGTAAAGACAATGAGTCACTttatcactcttattttattaaaattttaaccttttaCTTGTAGCTCTTATTTTCTCGGACGCCATGACGTGGGTCTAAATATGTGCTCTTAAAGGTACATGCATACCTATGGGATCAGATACATCTTAGATGCAGTTGTAAATTTTGACCTGTGACTAGCTGCCAAAGGGCGAGCCACAGGGAACTTACCCCCTAATCCCTACTAATCTGCAGTATAAACTCCTAGCATTTATAAAAAAGATACGGTAGGAGGTTGGTTAATGGCTCAATACAACATGCCCCGTTAGGCTGTGAGATTTTTGTTCTCAGGCCGAGGCCAAAGAATGTCAGTATTTATTTGAGCATTGCCAGTTGCATGAATATTATACGAGCATGCAGTTTGTCAAGGATCAGGAGTATTGCCATGAAATTCTGTATCCGTGACACAAGTATTTCATTGTCCATTTTCCTTGTCGGTATCAATGAAATAGAAACATCTTGGACGGAATGCCTTGAGATGTAGCAGACGGTTTTCCGGCTACAGACATCAGTTGAGTTATGAAATACGCATGTCGTGAATGCGCAAATCCACAATTTTCGTACTTCTTTTGTGATAATCATGGCAGACGTTCAAGGTAAACGGAAGAAAGTATCGAAGAAAAACAAGAAAGCATGGAGAAAATTCATCGATACAAAAGACGTAGACGCATTTCTGGATGAGAAAAGACAGGAAGAACGCATAGGGTACACAATTGTGCATATTTAATGATCACTTTATTCTGTAATGGTTTCGTCAGCGTGGCTGGCACGGTGTTTATCGCCGAGGCTAGGATCATATGCCCTTAATTTTGCAATGGATCAATTAATCGACTTTCGAGACCAATTGTAGTGTTAAAatgccataaatattatttaaaatagttgGAATGGCCGCAAGAATTTCTTTCGGAGCCTTCATGTATTTGTGACACGCTGAGTCTCCGCAATTGTTGTGAACTTATTGTGaaatttgctgatttttttagccTTCCAGTACGGCATTAAATTAACCTTTGGATTACGCTAAGTAGCCACTATCCCAATTTCTATATACTGggtgattaaaaaatgaatatttcaatccaatatgTGCGTATTTCCAAATTTCAGATCATTTAAGGATGTTCCTGATGAAGAGCTATTTTCAATTGATGCGGCGAAGAAAGATGCCAAGGAAAAAATCATtgcgaagaagaaggaaaaatttcTCAGACCTTACAGATGCCTTGAGGTCCTGCAACCATCATCAGCTGTACCAGATCCAATTACCAAAAGGTAATGACGTTGGTTTTTCTGTGTGCGTTTGTTTGGCGAATTTTTTATCTGATGAAAAACTTAGTGATAACAATGCTGGagtttgtttttcattgttatGGAAGTATCATGGGTTACGGTTGCTACTGGTATCCCAAAACACTTCAACTTCtatccaggaaaaaataaaaaaaactccaaacgtttcaaattattttggcATGTATGATGTAGTTGAATATTTCGTCGTGTCTGCTAAAACAGGTTGTTGTTTGATGAGCTCTTATTACAAATAAGTGGTTTAAATTCTCGATAGTCTAcaaaaaaacactcatttttttaaatttcacctcaTTCATCTATTCATAGATCTATTCTGTTGAAATAGATttcagtaaataaaaacattatcccCTCTAATGATTTATGTGATGGTGATCTTTATTTGACCATCTCCCAATTGATCCTGTGTTAGTCTCTATTGATGTATAAGGTGTCTTTTCATTTACATATTGCCTGAAATGGGCAACAAAATCAACCTTAACCACATTTAACCACACTTAATTTCCAGTCTTTTGGATAATTGAGCGATACAAGTATATGTGCAGTCGAATTTGATGCTCTGTAAACTAAATAATCATCTACTTTGCATAAAAACCAGTTACATCAAAAGTTTATTATCTGACCTCTacagttattttaatttgatgTCTTAGTAATGCTGGTTAcatggtagtagtagtagtaatagcAGCACTAGGAGGTGAAATTAGGACCCTTAAGATCTCTCCTACCTTTAACAAGTTGGACATTCACATCTATACACGCCCTGGTTGATTGAAGCATACCCAGGTGGGATTCCCTGCAACCTCTTAGTAGGAAAGTAAGTGTGCTATGGACGAAGTCATGCTGGCCCGAGGTCAATAGAGAATAGACCTTTGTTGATGCATGTTATCTGAATGAAATTGAGAGCTTCTTATCTAGATCATTGAGTTAAGTGCTGATCGTTGCTTTTTCACCTTTCTGCTGAGCTCAATTGTCTATTGGAACAACTTTTGAATTGTTGCGGTGTCTCTCAGAAAAGTAGACTTTAGCCTTGCAAATGAAGTGTCCACAAATACCTCCACACTTGAACATGCATTTTCTGATCACATGTACAACTGTCCCATACAACTCCATGGATATTTTTATGCTAGTCTATATTAAAATTCTATTGTTCCGTGAAGCTTTCCTCCTGTTGTTTTTTAACGAAGGGAATGTTTCTATAGCAGGtactgaatatttttcttatagTGTTTTTAATCAGTCGTGAATTATAACTCAAATTTGGTAAAGTTAGTTTGATTGTAAACATTTGAAATTCATTCCCATTATAGGAACAAAGGAAAGCCAGCTGAGGAGAGGAAAAGTGATTTTGTGAAGAGAATGGAAGAGAAGAAGAGATTGGGTGGTCATTGGAGAAATAAACAccagaaaattattcaaaacagaAATTTAGCTGATGTTATCAGGAAAGACAGGCTtaaaaaacatgattttactAAGGACTTATGGGCTGAGACTCCTAAAGATCCTCCAAAGGAAGAGGTAGATGTCAGTTGGATCAGAAAGGGGGCATATGTCCATGTTTTGGCAAATACTGGAAGCCGCATGAAAATGAGGCCTAGAACAATGGAAGTTGAAACATCTGTACTTACTCCTGTAGAAGCCCCTCATCCTGGTATGTTGTCATCTTATTACTCTGTGgactttcttccatttttgaaGTCTAGTGATTTGAATATTTGGTATCATGTTGATTCTGCAGCAATGGATAGCATTTTTGAGGAAATTCTTGGCCTtgcattattataattttgtatgcgAGCTGCATAGTTTTTTGTCACTTTGTTACTTTCTTTGACAGGTACTGTCGGTTATGATGTGTGTGCATTTTTatgtgaagaatgatcgtaggctttcctggcgtttagaattgtggaaggttacacgggatgtccacatttttatgtggaaaattcTTTCTATATTGTCACTCTGGTGatgaattcataatttaattgAAGATATACTCTTTGAATTAGCAAAGATCtccattgatttcatttttattggtctaatttctcaaaatatctcatCTAGTTAGGCATTTACTCTTATAACTCTTACCCAATCCTTCAAAATGCTTGCATTTCCTTAGCTTACCTTACTCTAAAATGAATGGAAGAAGTTTGTGGAACAAGGGGGTAATTTGCAATGAGAGAAACAGAAAACTGTAAGGAAGTGATGGATACAAGAAGGAATATCTTTAAAATCAGATAAgaaatttgaaagtaattttcaCATGTAGCCACGATGATCTTTTATTCCTCTAAGACATTACGTATTATGATCAAGATAACTTTTCTTGTAATTTAGACTCACATAATTTTCTGTATCCCATGTCCGAGCAAAGTTTTTACACTATCTAATTACATATCTACTAATTTTTGTATGAAGAGaatcatttatttttgtgaaacatctgtttttgtttttaataaatgaaaattagctATCTATTTTCATCCTCTGTTTTAGGAACTTCATACAATCCCACATTCCATGAACACCGAGAACTCCTTTCTAAAGTGGTTGAAGATGAAATGAAGGTAATCAAAGAGGAGGAGCATTTGGACAGAGTGATAACAAACATGATTCCTAAAGTCACCCGTGAAGAAGTTGAGGTATGTACTGTGGTGCcccacttttattttttgatagtCCCAGTTAAACTTTTGAAATATAACCTAACATTTAAAgtcctttaaaaaaaagttaacaggTCAGAgtctaaaattgtaaaatattgaattgaTGCTGCTTTGACAACTCAGTGAAGACTTCTCCCTATTCCATGGAATAAATGTTTGCAACCCTGCAACTGCATTAAAGCTATTCTAGACCCTTAGAAGGCGAGAGAAGGACTTAGTAGGGGCTGGTAGATTTTGGAACCCTTCGGTTTTACAGCATAACCTCTAATTTTTTAAGTCGAAGGGACCCaagtttcttaattttaaaacacGATTGGTAAAGTAGAGATTACTTTTATCTGTTGGGGGTTGCATGAATTAGTCACATGATGTAATTACCTTAAAAATATCATCCTATTCAACTAGTATTTGAGTGAAATTGGGCTAGAGTTGAGCATATGTATGTACATAGTCGATGTTCTTTATTCAGCTATGCTCAGAACTGTGGATACCTTagatagaattttatatattgatCTATGCATTAAAGAAGGTTCTGACAGTGAAGTTGATTTGAATAAAGTAAAACAAGGGTTATGTATTGACTTGCCATTAGATTGTCAACAATGGATCCCTAATCCAATACCTAGGCATTTTTCTCATTCTCTCCCTTGCTAAAATTTTGTTCTAATATTATTATAGTCACCTGTTAACAGTATGTGGGTGTGACAACTTTCTGTATATGATAAGTATTACTTTTTTGCTATAAAACCTTGTGTGCTGCATGCAGTTATGTTAATCCATGGCAAGCATTAATAAGGGATccatagaatagggtggtttcctattattttttattgcctaaatcgaaagattattactcctggagtacgtatttcacgcttttagatttttacatgacgatatctatttttcgcgattaaatgaaaagtgaaaattttcaagcgtgcgaaaacgcgatgcgtaagtatgaatgccgggaaatctctccgtgtgacgtatttctggttcccgctgccgccctgtgaggtgaccttgaggagagttgagcgctgatacgacacaggtcgctagcgggtagctgagtactctgctggctggtagcgcttggcttaaataaggattattaataccttatcaaatgaagaaaacattccgaccttagccagttttaataagtgattattaagacatgtttccctgagctctgcgcctcaagcatgcattggtaacctcagacgatgtataactcctatcttctcgtatagaaactaggtccctgtgacgtcacgtggagtggcatcgcatgggcgccaatctggcctttttcaaatgaggataaaaatggaccattgccattcgtctaaaccggtatttctaaaacaaaataatttgtatattatgaatacagtaatgatgggtaacgaatcgcaatcaatgcctttcgttttctttgatgaaggaagctaccctattgtgTGTGGAGTGTGACTATGGAATAGTTTGATTTAcctattttgttgtcttcatgtTGGACTCCTTAATTCTCTGTTTTAGAGTTACTGATTTATAATAtcttaattttatgtaaaatgattG
Encoded here:
- the LOC124167812 gene encoding uncharacterized protein LOC124167812 isoform X1; translated protein: MRNRIRKSHIGSFTDGEMRAAVHLVLHENYSIRKAAKECNVNYVTLSRYVSKQKKASDEGTGEHVRMTPKYQSRLIFTAEQEKCLADYLITCSKLCYGQSTRNTRELAYEMAVVNSIQVPKNWHDDSAAGLDWLRLFLKRNPNLSIRQPENCSLSRCTSFNAHTVKTFFDNLGAALRRSECFGDGSRIWNLDETGTSTVVNKSAKVIAEKGSKGVNNVTAGERGTLVTTCCFVSASGNTIPPAFVFPRVKFSDHMLINAPPGSLGLTSKSGWMTAEIFPEVIKHFIKHTKTSKEDPTLLIMDNHQSHISIQVIDLAKEYGIMIVTLPPHCSAKLQPLDVSCYAPFKTYYAAAVDSWNKSNPGKALSIYHIAGCVNFAHQKAMTPATIINGFKKTGIYPYNRHIFTEADFLSSSVTDQPSPETEECDLLSQELRATASTSSLNNGQGEDKRTFQSPAQFKGYPKAAPRKNSTRKREPGKSMIITDTPEKIRMMEKKNTAIGKKTSEATKSCRSLFNANVAIDNCEGPHQNSDTTSEGGLSNPLEGNEDILEGFGNKVGTVKVGDYVLIEFSSKKKFYYVGRIIKEARKHNGAEVTYLRKSSKVPNSFFFPHIEDIASVSMKDIKLVLPPPSYRKGTARMKRFISFKISFANLDVR
- the LOC124167814 gene encoding ribosome biogenesis protein NOP53, which produces MADVQGKRKKVSKKNKKAWRKFIDTKDVDAFLDEKRQEERIGSFKDVPDEELFSIDAAKKDAKEKIIAKKKEKFLRPYRCLEVLQPSSAVPDPITKRNKGKPAEERKSDFVKRMEEKKRLGGHWRNKHQKIIQNRNLADVIRKDRLKKHDFTKDLWAETPKDPPKEEVDVSWIRKGAYVHVLANTGSRMKMRPRTMEVETSVLTPVEAPHPGTSYNPTFHEHRELLSKVVEDEMKVIKEEEHLDRVITNMIPKVTREEVEENWLKEMSQGLPEFAEQKEGEDSGVEEDSVESGHVGNPIVTRDKKKTLQKRRKIREAKAEIIKRREAKLEKKKLSDIERVKLLKKDISKRDQKLEMLRKKRERVKKAKIVQPKMLSSHKFEPLEMEFSMKNDLAGNLRNIKPEGSVLKDRFKRMQERNVIETRIRQKKKLKYKRKVFEKASHKMGWEPKGYD
- the LOC124167812 gene encoding uncharacterized protein LOC124167812 isoform X2, with protein sequence MTPKYQSRLIFTAEQEKCLADYLITCSKLCYGQSTRNTRELAYEMAVVNSIQVPKNWHDDSAAGLDWLRLFLKRNPNLSIRQPENCSLSRCTSFNAHTVKTFFDNLGAALRRSECFGDGSRIWNLDETGTSTVVNKSAKVIAEKGSKGVNNVTAGERGTLVTTCCFVSASGNTIPPAFVFPRVKFSDHMLINAPPGSLGLTSKSGWMTAEIFPEVIKHFIKHTKTSKEDPTLLIMDNHQSHISIQVIDLAKEYGIMIVTLPPHCSAKLQPLDVSCYAPFKTYYAAAVDSWNKSNPGKALSIYHIAGCVNFAHQKAMTPATIINGFKKTGIYPYNRHIFTEADFLSSSVTDQPSPETEECDLLSQELRATASTSSLNNGQGEDKRTFQSPAQFKGYPKAAPRKNSTRKREPGKSMIITDTPEKIRMMEKKNTAIGKKTSEATKSCRSLFNANVAIDNCEGPHQNSDTTSEGGLSNPLEGNEDILEGFGNKVGTVKVGDYVLIEFSSKKKFYYVGRIIKEARKHNGAEVTYLRKSSKVPNSFFFPHIEDIASVSMKDIKLVLPPPSYRKGTARMKRFISFKISFANLDVR